The window AAACAATCATTTCAATACCCATGATACTTGTTCCATACATGAGAGAATGGGTTACATTATTATTTGAATCACCTGCATAAACTAATTTTAAATTATCAGGCCTTCCCTTTTTTTCAATTATGGTCAATAAATCTCCCAAGATTTGGCAAGGATGAGAAAAATTGGTTAATGCATTAATAACCGGAACAGAAGATTTGCAGGCAAGCGCTTCAATGTCGGAATGTTCATAAAGCCGCGCCATTATAATATCAACATACTTTGATGCAACAGCAGCAGTATCATAGATAGTTTCTTTTTCACCTAGCGGAGAATCATTTATACTATAAAATATTGCATGCCCCCCTAATTGAGTCATGCCCGTTTCAAAAGACAGGCGAGTACGCAGAGAAGGCTTTGCAAACAACATAAGAAGAGTTTTATTTTTTAAAGACCGAGAATATCGCCAGGGAAATTTCTTGATTAACACCGCTTTTTTAATTATTTTAATCAGGTCTTTTTTAGT is drawn from Candidatus Woesearchaeota archaeon and contains these coding sequences:
- the argF gene encoding ornithine carbamoyltransferase, whose translation is MKHFLTLKGLTKKDLIKIIKKAVLIKKFPWRYSRSLKNKTLLMLFAKPSLRTRLSFETGMTQLGGHAIFYSINDSPLGEKETIYDTAAVASKYVDIIMARLYEHSDIEALACKSSVPVINALTNFSHPCQILGDLLTIIEKKGRPDNLKLVYAGDSNNNVTHSLMYGTSIMGIEMIVCCPKNKKFMPNPEVIKETQVKVVHNISDAFKGADIVYTDSWMSYHIPKHQKKLRMKILRHYQVTYSMMSKAKKDAIFMHCLPAQRGMEVTAEVIDGKQSVVIDQAENRLHVQKALMIWLLDNLKR